The segment TAAAAGAACCTTTATAGCGAATTGCTTCTAGTACAGCATTTTCTGACACATAAAATCTTGGCTGTAGCGCTTGGATTAATCGATCGACTTTTTCAATATGCAAGTCTGCTACTAAGTCAATGTCTTGGGTGCTGCGCGGTTCGCCCAAAAGGGAACTAGCTACCGACCCGCCTACAAGGTAGGGAATTTCCAGATTGTTTAAAATGTCAGCGACAACAAGGGCTAAAGAAATGGGGTCATTTAGCATTATTGGTTGCTCAAAATAAAGCTGACTAACAGATAAAATACTGGCTATGGATTGAAAGTTTAGTCCGAGCGATCGGGCCATGAATTCCCGCCTAATAAAAGCAGCATCAGCATCTGGATAGCGATGCTGTATCGCCAAAAGGCACATTTCCCAACAACCTTTAGTCCAACCGCTGACTATTTCGGCTTTTTTCCACAGAGGAAGCTGACGCCATAGCCCAAACTGTACTTGTTCAGCTTCGATAGAAGTATCTATCGATTGAGTTCGATAACTAAGGGTTGGGGTACGTGGGTGAGTCCCAGTCATGGCGTAAGCTCCTTAAAATCTTTTCATCTGCGTTCATCTGCGGTAAAAAACTGACTTTTCGGATAGGTTCTTAGCCCTACTTAGTCCCGTAAAGACGATCGCCTGCATCCCCTAGTCCCGGCACAATATAACCGTGTTCGTCCAAATAATCGTCAATTGCAGCAGTGTAAATGGGAACATCGGGATGTTGTTCTTGAAAATGAGCAATTCCCTCCGGTGCTGCTAACAAACACAAAAACTTAATTGACACCGGATTTACTTCCTTAATTCGGTCAACAGCAGCAACTGCTGAATTGCCAGTTGCCAACATCGGATCGACAATCAAAACATCTCGCTGTTCGATATCGTAAGGAAATTTGAAATAATATTCAATGGCGACATGAGTTGTGGGGTCGCGGTACAAACCGATATGTCCCACTCTTGCTGAGGGCATTAGTTCCAAAATTCCGTCCAAAATCCCCTGTCCGGCTCGCATAATCGAGACAATTACCATCTTTTTTTCAGCTGCTAGCATCGGGGCCAACATTGGCGCGATCGGCGTTTCAATATCTTCATATTTCAGCGGCAAATCCCGCGTCACCTCATAAGCTAACAACATCCCGATCTCTTTGAGGAGGTTGCGAAATTTCGCCGTGCTGGTCGTCGTTTGGCGCATCAGCGTCAACTTATGCAGAATCAAGGGATGGTCGATTATAGTAACTTTAGCTGTCATTTGTTGGTTCTTTCTGGTCAAATATGCTGACAAGTTTGGGGGGATAAAAGTCTTGTTCCCCCCAGAGTTGGGGGGCTAGGGGGGCGAAGAGCGTAAGTCCTCATAACTAGCAACTTGCGTTACTAGAAAAATGTTTATGGTTAACATTAGCATAATAATTCCGAAACACCCCTATATAACCTATTTATCTAATCATTAAAACAATGATTTTTGCTGCAAGACTTTTCACGATACATCATTTCTGAGCTTGGCAGCTTGGTATATCTCAGCAGCCTCTTGGACTACAGCCTTCAGTTCATCTATATTACAAGGCTTAGTGATTAATTTGAAAACTTGAGCCTTTTTTTTCTTATCTGCGAGGCCATCCATTTCTTCACCAAGGCCACTTAGAAGAATGCGAATTGTATCCGGGAAGCGCTCTATTGTGCTGGTTAAAAATTCAATCCCATTCATTTGCGGCATCAGCTGATCGGAAATAATCACGGCCATTTCGCCTTCGCGATCGAGCATTTCTAAAGCGCCGATCGGACCATCTGCTTTAAATATTTGAAATTGACGCCGAAATGTCCTGTAAAGCAAATCCAGGTTTTCAGGCTCGTCATCAACCACCATTAGTTTGGGTTTTTCGGACATCTGCAAATTTAACTCGGCTATCTACTAATTTTCAAAACACAGTTCCATCACTTTCTATTTGAATTGGGGGAACGCCGCCTTCTCTTAATAATGATGCAATTCGGCGTCCAGCACTCCAGGTTCCTCCTTGTAAAACCTTCACCAGCGGTAATTCAGCACTACTCAAATTCAGCTTTTGTCTGATGGTGGCGGCAATCCGATCCAACAAAGTGACGGTTAACGCTCGCCATTCTACAATTATCTCAGATCCAACAGGATAACGATCGCGCAAAATGTCTGGATATTTCGCCTCCAGCAGTCCAATATCCAGGCACAAACCGCCATTGCGATATTCTGAAAGTCCGGTAAGCTCGTTTAATCCCGTAATTTCTAAACCAAGTTCTTGGAGTGGTTCTAAAAGAGAATAAGTTAACCACTGGGAAAGTTTGTGGAACGGGACATAGCGTTCGCTCTGATTATCTCCCTCCAAAGAAGGATGTATCCAGACATCGCCTAAGTTAACATCTGCGATCGCCAATCTTCCCGGCCAAATTTCCCCCAATCCCTCCAAAACTGCACTCAACACCGCACTTGCTGCCAGCTGGTTATTGTTGTTATCCAGCAGATAATTTACCATATTTCCAGGCCGGGGATTCTCAGTCCCAAAAACTTTTGGATGTTGAGTTAGCACTTGTCCCAAACGCTGTAACAATTCTAACCTGCCTTCCACACCTACCAGCGGATTATCTGCACTCACCTGAAATCCTGGCATTAGTTCTTCTGGCGTCAACTCTTGAAGTCCTTTAGCATCAGCTTGCCAAGGTACAGGGTGACTGGAAAAAGTGCCTTGACAAAACATCCGAAAACTCGCTACCGCCAACCCTTCCGAACGGCGAAACACTTGTTCTGTTTCCCGTTCGTAATATTGCCAATTTGCACCCGCGCCGGCATCTAGCAAAACGCTGATAATTGCCAAATCAAATTTAACTTTAGTTTTTTCTAATGGTGTAAGTCCTGCCAAAGTGCGATCGAGTTCTGCGATCCGAGATACATTCCCAACCTCAAAATGTCGCCAACGACTATGAAAGGGAATTTCTAGGTTGGGATACTCTTCGCGCATGACTTGAATAACATAATCAGCGCATTTATCCAGCTTGGTTAAATCAACGCGAAAGTGACTGAGTTTATTTTCACATCCCAAATTGAAGATGCGATCGCACCTTTCTCGAATTGCCGCCGGACTTCTCAAATATGCAATAGCTTGTTTGTCATTAGTCATTGGTCATTGGTCATTAGTCATTGGTCATTGGTCATTAGTCATTGGTCATTGGTCATTTGTTGCCTTCAAAATAAATTTTAAATCTGCCATCTAAAATTTGAAATTTACCAATGACCAATGACTAATCTGTCAAACTCCTTCCCTTGATATTAGAAAGTGCGATCGCATCTGGCGTTTCTCCCGGCGTGTAGTAACCAGCAGCTTGCTTGGCGGCGATTTCCACCCTTGCATCTTCTGGTATTCTATCTTCAGGAATAGCGATGCGATCGATTACTTCAATGCCAGAATTTATAATTGCGTTATACTTCATATCGCTCATCGAAACTAATCTGTCAATGCGAGTAATTCCCAACCAATGCAACACATCTGGCATTAGTTCTTGAAAACGCATATCTTGAACTCCCGCCACGCATTCAGTCCTCGCAAAATAGGCATCGGCCCGATCGCCTCCTTCCTGACGTTTGCGAGCATTATAAACCAGAAACTTTGTAACTTCGCCCAAAGCGCGTCCTTCTTTACGAAAATAGACAATTACACCAGCACCGCCTGATTGTGCTGTCTGGATACAAACTTCAATTCCATGCACTAAATAAGGACGACAAGTACAAATATCGGAACCAAACACATCCGAACCATTGCATTCATCGTGTATCCGCACGGCGAGAACTCGATTGGGGTCTGTAATTGCTTCTACATCTCCTATTAAATAAACTGTAATGCCACCAATGGGAGGCAAAAATATGTGTAAATCTGGGCGCGTCACCAATTCTGGGAACATCCCACCAGTTTGTTGAAAGAGAATGCGCCGCAAATCGCTTTCTTTAACATTGAGACGCTTGGCAATTCCTGGCAGATACCAAACCGGATCGATCGCAACTTTAGTTACTACTAAATTGCCATTACTTTTTAAGATTTTACCATCAACTTGCAATATACCTTTTGCTACTACTTCTTGCAATTCTGGCATATTTATGTGAGCTTTGGTAATGGCAATAGTCGGGCGAAGATCGTAACCATCCTCATAAAATTGTGTGTAAACTTCACCTACAATGGCACCAAAAGGGTCGAGAGCAATAATTTGATCGGGATCGGCCCAACTGGGGTGCGGCCCAATGCGGACAACGGGAGATGTATTTGTGAAGTCGGGACGGTGATTTGCCTGAAGTGCGCCAGATGCGATCGCCAATGCGCGATATACTGCATAAGAACCTGAATGAGTGCCGATCGCATTCCGCTGAGTCGCGTTAGTTAACGTGCCAATAATAGGCCCCCGTTTGATGGGATCGCTTTCTCCCCAACGTATTGGAAGTGGATTTTGACCCGATCTGTTGGGATGGGATGTCAAAACAATATGTTTGTGTTTAGATACTGGTTTTTGGTTTTCCATAACTTTCCTAGAGTAATATCTTACTGGTGATAAGTAGGTGGGCGTAAATAAACTGAACTCCCAGAAACCCGGTTTCTCCAAGAAACCGGGTTTCTAAGCTTTGTAGGTTGGGTTGAGGTACGAAACTAGGGCAAATGCGTTGGGTTTCGCTTCACTCAACCCAACCTACAAAGAAATGGCGAAGGTATTGTCCAAGAAACCCGGTTTCTAAGGGCTTGGCAGTTTTACGTTTAATTATGCCCACCTACTTAGTAAATGTTAAACTACGATCATAGCAAGCAAATTTTAGATTTTGTAGTGTTTTCCACTGCCAAAATCATATAACGCCAAAAAATCCCAGATGGAAGAACGGATTTATAGCCACATTCATACTGCTCTGCATCAACAAAGTAATGAGTTTGAACAGAGGAATTGATATTTCTATAATCGAGAGTTGATTAGACATCTCCTTTCATAGAATGTAGAGACGTTGCATGCAACGTCTCTACAAGGGTTCAAGGGTTAGCACCTTTAATTTCTGGAGATGTCTATTATTTCTATCACCTCAGTATCTGCCGATACAAACTTGCCCCAACATCTGTGAGTAAGCTAAGGTTTCGCTTTGGGAATTACAGCCAGAAAACAACTGTTAATCTTGGGGAATAAAACTGAGTACATTTCCGATGAGCGGGGAATACTATCTTAGGGGTTGGGTTTTCGTTGCCCACCCAATATCATAAACTGAGACGATCGCATGAAATTTTATCCACCGCTAATTGGCATTACTACCTCCGGTCAAAATCAGACAGGCAGCTTTTGCGTGCGGCGCGAATATATAGACGCAGTGCGCCGCGCAGGTGGTTTACCCATGCTGCTACCTCCAGGCGAACCTCACCTAGCTACCGTACTGGAATGGGTAGATGGTATTCTTTTTTCAGGCGGGGGCGATATTGACCCAGCCACCTATAACGGCGCAGCGCATCCGACAATCTATAATGTAAACGCAGAGCGCGATCGCTTCGAGCTATCCCTAGCCCAGCTCGCCCTTCACTCAGACATCCCCATCTTAGGCATCTGTCGCGGTTTAGAAATACTCGTAGTCGCAAGCGGCGGCAAATTGGTAACTCATCTACCCGACGAATTTGGCGAAACAATAACCCACCGGGCACAACAAACTCGCCCCTGCGAGCATAGCATTCAAATTACCACAGGCACTCGCCTTGCCAGCATCATCAGCCCAGGAGAAGCAAAAATTATCTCTTGGCACCATCAAGCAGCCAGCACCATCCCAACAGCTTGGCGTCTTGCAGCACAAGCACCTGATGGCGTCATAGAAGCATTAGAGCATGAATATCATCCTTGGGCCATAGCACTCCAATGGCATCCAGAACTCGCCCTCAACGACACCCGCCAGCAGCGAATTTTCCGCACCTTCGTTACAGCAGCACAGCACCGGAAAGCAGCATTTTCTCAAAAAACTGGCTAAGAGGCCGATATCTGTAACGATTTTGTCGCATAGCAACTATTTTAGTCTCAGCAGTATCTAAATTTAGAACAAAGCAATTCTTCCCTTAACACGCAATGCTCCTCAAAGATATCCGAGACTACCAAATTCTGTTTTTATCCCTCTTCCTAGTATTGGGCATCGGGACAAGGGACTGGACACTACGACCTGACTTAATTCTAGTTGCGATCGCCACCTGCCTCCTCACCCAATGGGTAGCAGAGCGTGCAGCATCCATCTGGCCCCACCTCAAAGTAAACATCCAAAACCTATTCGCACAATCCGAAAATCATTCGCCCAAACTGAATTTAGACTTACTAAACCCTCAAAAACACAATTCACTTCGCAGCGCCGCCATCACAGCCTTAAGCCTTTGTCTGCTACTGCGAGCAGAGCATTACACCACAATGATTGTCGCAGGAATACTG is part of the Argonema galeatum A003/A1 genome and harbors:
- a CDS encoding nucleotidyl transferase AbiEii/AbiGii toxin family protein gives rise to the protein MTGTHPRTPTLSYRTQSIDTSIEAEQVQFGLWRQLPLWKKAEIVSGWTKGCWEMCLLAIQHRYPDADAAFIRREFMARSLGLNFQSIASILSVSQLYFEQPIMLNDPISLALVVADILNNLEIPYLVGGSVASSLLGEPRSTQDIDLVADLHIEKVDRLIQALQPRFYVSENAVLEAIRYKGSFNLIDNESLGKIDIFILKDEPFNQTEFQRRQTRVVRRNPDREIVLPTPEDIILEKLILYRMGFGSQKQWRDILGVMKLQGEQLDKGYLNGWAQTLGLTELLVQSLQEAGLYS
- the upp gene encoding uracil phosphoribosyltransferase is translated as MTAKVTIIDHPLILHKLTLMRQTTTSTAKFRNLLKEIGMLLAYEVTRDLPLKYEDIETPIAPMLAPMLAAEKKMVIVSIMRAGQGILDGILELMPSARVGHIGLYRDPTTHVAIEYYFKFPYDIEQRDVLIVDPMLATGNSAVAAVDRIKEVNPVSIKFLCLLAAPEGIAHFQEQHPDVPIYTAAIDDYLDEHGYIVPGLGDAGDRLYGTK
- a CDS encoding response regulator, which encodes MSEKPKLMVVDDEPENLDLLYRTFRRQFQIFKADGPIGALEMLDREGEMAVIISDQLMPQMNGIEFLTSTIERFPDTIRILLSGLGEEMDGLADKKKKAQVFKLITKPCNIDELKAVVQEAAEIYQAAKLRNDVS
- a CDS encoding URC4/urg3 family protein, with translation MTNDKQAIAYLRSPAAIRERCDRIFNLGCENKLSHFRVDLTKLDKCADYVIQVMREEYPNLEIPFHSRWRHFEVGNVSRIAELDRTLAGLTPLEKTKVKFDLAIISVLLDAGAGANWQYYERETEQVFRRSEGLAVASFRMFCQGTFSSHPVPWQADAKGLQELTPEELMPGFQVSADNPLVGVEGRLELLQRLGQVLTQHPKVFGTENPRPGNMVNYLLDNNNNQLAASAVLSAVLEGLGEIWPGRLAIADVNLGDVWIHPSLEGDNQSERYVPFHKLSQWLTYSLLEPLQELGLEITGLNELTGLSEYRNGGLCLDIGLLEAKYPDILRDRYPVGSEIIVEWRALTVTLLDRIAATIRQKLNLSSAELPLVKVLQGGTWSAGRRIASLLREGGVPPIQIESDGTVF
- a CDS encoding GTP cyclohydrolase II, yielding MENQKPVSKHKHIVLTSHPNRSGQNPLPIRWGESDPIKRGPIIGTLTNATQRNAIGTHSGSYAVYRALAIASGALQANHRPDFTNTSPVVRIGPHPSWADPDQIIALDPFGAIVGEVYTQFYEDGYDLRPTIAITKAHINMPELQEVVAKGILQVDGKILKSNGNLVVTKVAIDPVWYLPGIAKRLNVKESDLRRILFQQTGGMFPELVTRPDLHIFLPPIGGITVYLIGDVEAITDPNRVLAVRIHDECNGSDVFGSDICTCRPYLVHGIEVCIQTAQSGGAGVIVYFRKEGRALGEVTKFLVYNARKRQEGGDRADAYFARTECVAGVQDMRFQELMPDVLHWLGITRIDRLVSMSDMKYNAIINSGIEVIDRIAIPEDRIPEDARVEIAAKQAAGYYTPGETPDAIALSNIKGRSLTD
- a CDS encoding gamma-glutamyl-gamma-aminobutyrate hydrolase family protein; protein product: MKFYPPLIGITTSGQNQTGSFCVRREYIDAVRRAGGLPMLLPPGEPHLATVLEWVDGILFSGGGDIDPATYNGAAHPTIYNVNAERDRFELSLAQLALHSDIPILGICRGLEILVVASGGKLVTHLPDEFGETITHRAQQTRPCEHSIQITTGTRLASIISPGEAKIISWHHQAASTIPTAWRLAAQAPDGVIEALEHEYHPWAIALQWHPELALNDTRQQRIFRTFVTAAQHRKAAFSQKTG